In Salvelinus namaycush isolate Seneca chromosome 37, SaNama_1.0, whole genome shotgun sequence, the following are encoded in one genomic region:
- the LOC120031280 gene encoding tumor necrosis factor-like, with the protein MEGYAMTTVDMERGLENSLVDSGPVYKTTVTAVAERKASRGWLWRLCGVLLVAALCAAAALLFAWCQHGRLATMQDGMEPQLEILIGAKDTHHTLKQIAGNAKAAIHLEGEYNPNLTADTVQWRKDDGQAFSQGGFKLQGNQILIPHTGLFFVYSQASFRVKCNGPGERTTPLSHVICRYSDSIGDKANLLSGVRSVCQQNYGNAESNIGEGWYNAVYLSAVFQLNEGDKLWTETNRLTDVEPEHGKNFFGVFAL; encoded by the exons ATGGAGGGGTATGCGATGACAACTGTCGACATGGAGAGGGGCCTTGAAAATAGCCTTGTGGACAGTGGCCCTGTGTACAAGACAACGGTGACAGCTGTTGCTGAGAGAAAGGCCTCCAGAGGTTGGCTATGGAGGCTTTGTGGGGTCCTCTTAGTAGCAGCTTTATGTGCGGCAGCAGCCCTGCTCTTTGCCTGGTGTCAGCATGGAAGACTGGCAACG ATGCAGGACGGAATGGAGCCTCAGCTGGAGATACTCATTGGCGCAAAAG ATACCCACCATACATTGAAGCAGATTGCCGGCAATGCAAAAGCAGCCATCCATTTAGAGG GTGAATACAATCCTAATCTTACCGCTGACACAGTGCAGTGGAGAAAGGATGACGGCCAGGCCTTTTCCCAGGGCGGGTTCAAGCTACAAGGGAACCAAATCCTCATCCCACACACTGGGCTCTTCTTCGTTTACAGCCAGGCTTCGTTTAGGGTCAAGTGCAACGGCCCGGGCGAGCGTACCACTCCTCTGAGTCACGTTATTTGTCGCTATTCGGACTCCATCGGGGATAAGGCTAATCTACTTAGCGGGGTAAGGTCAGTTTGTCAACAAAACTACGGTAATGCTGAGTCCAATATCGGCGAGGGCTGGTACAATGCAGTTTACCTTAGTGCAGTGTTTCAGCTGAATGAAGGGGACAAACTGTGGACTGAGACCAATCGACTGACCGATGTGGAGCCAGAGCACGGCAAGAACTTTTTTGGTGTGTTTGCACTatga